One genomic window of uncultured Erythrobacter sp. includes the following:
- a CDS encoding FAD-dependent oxidoreductase has product MPSAADTVDAPLQEERLSPFVRVTLRRWAKWYSGSTELFWPFTDLVTRIFIALSFLRSGMVKAFDWETAVYLAANEYPVSWMDPTTAATTGLTIELVGAVLLILGFFTRPAALAMAALTIISQAVYVPTTSNLLISAMLIWYIVHGSGAFSLDRVLAAGMKQSALPLARPTIIVWEWARENLAPVVMATTRVWLGVSLLAYAEVFEPSIALATWLPTTIFSGFPDWLAVVCAVLFFLGFAASVVSYLLFFLIGFFMIAGAHPNVTLYPFLFLALYEARGAGVLSVDRMIALWMEKNILFDRDYSEIPDRWPHVVVVGAGFGGLAAVERLKRLPVRITLIDKRNYHLFQPLLYQIATATLNPADIATPIRSLFRPDGNVRVLKGEVKAIDSAAKTVTHSDDQLLHYDKLVLATGATHSYFGRDEWGEFAPGLKTIEDGVAVRGSILNAFEQAEACDNEERINRLLTFVIVGAGPTGVELAGAIAELAKLNVEREFRTVDPASARVILVQSGDRILPAFPEELSDEAMTSLKNLGVEIRTGSRVTEIAEEYVRIGEDTLIETETVLWAAGVTASPAARWLDAEADRSGRILVDDQMRVKGLQNVFAIGDTAGSTAWEGNPVPGLAPAAKQAGAYVSRVVEAELLDKECPGPFVYKHQGSLATIGRKSAVADFGRFKLSGSVAWWLWGLVHVGFLTGTRNRVTVVINWAWNFFARHSGVRLITERV; this is encoded by the coding sequence ATGCCGAGCGCTGCGGACACGGTGGATGCACCGCTGCAAGAGGAACGTTTGTCACCCTTTGTCAGGGTGACACTGCGGCGCTGGGCGAAGTGGTATTCCGGCAGCACCGAGCTGTTCTGGCCGTTTACCGACCTGGTCACTCGGATATTCATCGCGCTGTCGTTCTTGCGCTCTGGGATGGTAAAGGCGTTCGACTGGGAAACGGCGGTCTATCTGGCCGCCAACGAATATCCGGTAAGCTGGATGGATCCTACGACCGCGGCGACCACGGGCCTGACCATCGAGCTGGTTGGCGCGGTCTTGTTGATCTTAGGCTTCTTCACGCGCCCAGCTGCACTCGCCATGGCGGCGCTGACTATCATAAGCCAGGCAGTCTATGTCCCGACGACTAGCAACCTGCTGATTTCAGCGATGTTGATCTGGTACATTGTTCACGGATCGGGTGCGTTCTCGCTCGACCGGGTGCTGGCGGCGGGAATGAAGCAAAGCGCGCTCCCGTTGGCTCGGCCTACAATCATCGTTTGGGAATGGGCGCGAGAAAACCTGGCTCCCGTAGTGATGGCGACCACTCGCGTTTGGCTGGGCGTGTCGTTGCTCGCCTATGCCGAGGTGTTCGAACCGTCGATTGCACTGGCGACGTGGCTTCCGACAACAATTTTCTCTGGTTTTCCCGACTGGCTCGCAGTCGTCTGTGCGGTGCTGTTCTTCCTCGGTTTTGCCGCAAGCGTGGTCTCGTATCTGCTGTTCTTTCTCATTGGTTTCTTCATGATCGCGGGCGCTCATCCCAATGTGACGTTGTACCCGTTTTTGTTCCTTGCGCTTTACGAGGCGCGCGGGGCGGGGGTGCTCTCAGTCGACCGGATGATCGCGCTGTGGATGGAGAAGAACATCCTGTTTGACCGCGATTATTCCGAAATTCCTGACCGTTGGCCGCATGTTGTGGTTGTTGGAGCCGGGTTTGGCGGGCTCGCTGCGGTCGAGCGATTGAAGCGCCTCCCTGTGCGCATTACCCTGATCGACAAGCGCAATTACCACCTGTTCCAGCCGCTGCTTTATCAAATCGCCACCGCAACGTTGAACCCGGCTGATATTGCAACGCCGATCCGTAGCCTGTTCCGGCCCGATGGGAATGTCCGGGTGCTTAAAGGCGAAGTGAAGGCTATCGACAGCGCGGCGAAGACCGTCACTCACAGCGACGATCAATTGCTTCACTATGACAAACTCGTGCTCGCGACTGGAGCCACCCACAGCTATTTCGGCCGCGATGAATGGGGCGAATTCGCTCCCGGTCTCAAAACCATCGAAGACGGTGTGGCCGTGCGCGGTTCCATACTGAATGCGTTCGAGCAGGCTGAGGCATGCGACAATGAGGAACGCATCAATCGGCTTTTGACGTTCGTCATCGTTGGGGCTGGGCCAACCGGAGTGGAGCTGGCTGGCGCAATTGCTGAACTGGCGAAGCTCAATGTCGAACGCGAATTCCGCACCGTGGACCCTGCCAGCGCGAGGGTGATTTTGGTGCAATCGGGCGACCGCATTCTCCCGGCGTTTCCCGAAGAGCTTTCGGATGAAGCCATGACGTCACTCAAAAATCTCGGCGTCGAAATCCGGACAGGTAGCCGTGTTACCGAGATCGCCGAGGAGTATGTGCGGATCGGCGAGGACACGCTGATCGAGACCGAAACGGTGCTTTGGGCGGCAGGCGTGACTGCTTCTCCAGCGGCCCGGTGGCTGGACGCTGAGGCTGACCGTTCAGGCCGCATCCTCGTTGATGATCAAATGCGGGTGAAGGGCCTTCAAAACGTGTTCGCGATTGGTGACACGGCTGGCAGCACGGCATGGGAAGGCAATCCCGTTCCGGGCCTCGCTCCGGCTGCGAAACAGGCGGGTGCCTATGTCTCGCGTGTCGTGGAGGCGGAGCTGCTCGACAAGGAATGCCCCGGTCCGTTTGTGTACAAACATCAAGGCAGCCTCGCGACGATCGGGCGCAAATCTGCGGTTGCGGATTTCGGGCGGTTCAAACTGTCGGGTTCAGTGGCCTGGTGGCTGTGGGGCCTCGTCCATGTTGGCTTCCTGACCGGCACGCGCAACCGCGTTACGGTGGTGATCAACTGGGCGTGGAACTTCTTCGCGCGTCATTCTGGCGTCCGTCTCATTACCGAGAGAGTATAG
- the purB gene encoding adenylosuccinate lyase, which produces MVPRYARPAMTAIWEPETKFRIWFEIEAHATQKLGEMGVVPPSAGKALWDWWATNPKIDVEAIDAIEAVTKHDVIAFLTWVAEQVGDEARFMHQGMTSSDVLDTTLSVQLAQASDLLLEDLDALLAAIKTRAEEHKYTPTIGRSHGIHAEPVTFGLKLAQAYAEFDRCRDRLIAARKEIATCAVSGAVGTFANIDPEVEAYVAEKLGLTPEPVSTQVIPRDRHAMYFATLAVIAGSIERLAVEVRHLQRTEVLEAEEYFSPGQKGSSAMPHKRNPILTENLTGQARMIRSYALPALENVALWHERDISHSSVERFIGPDATITLDFSLARLTGVIEKLLIYPERMQANLDAMGGLVHSQRVLLALTQAGVSREDAYRLVQRNAMKVWESNGAQSLLELLKADEEVTAALSDTELEEKFDLAYHFKHVDTVFARVFG; this is translated from the coding sequence ATGGTCCCGCGCTACGCACGCCCCGCCATGACCGCCATCTGGGAACCGGAGACGAAATTTCGCATCTGGTTTGAGATTGAAGCGCACGCTACCCAAAAGCTGGGTGAAATGGGCGTGGTGCCGCCTTCGGCTGGCAAGGCGCTGTGGGACTGGTGGGCAACCAATCCGAAAATCGACGTCGAAGCGATTGACGCCATCGAGGCGGTGACCAAGCATGACGTCATTGCATTTCTGACATGGGTCGCCGAGCAGGTCGGCGACGAGGCGCGCTTCATGCATCAGGGCATGACGTCATCGGACGTGCTCGACACCACGCTGTCGGTGCAGCTGGCGCAGGCTTCGGACCTACTGCTGGAAGATCTCGACGCGCTGCTTGCTGCGATCAAGACGCGCGCTGAGGAACACAAATACACGCCGACGATTGGCCGCAGTCATGGCATCCACGCCGAACCAGTGACTTTCGGGCTGAAGCTCGCGCAGGCCTACGCCGAGTTCGACCGTTGCCGTGATCGCCTGATCGCCGCACGCAAGGAGATCGCGACATGCGCTGTATCAGGCGCCGTCGGAACCTTTGCTAACATTGATCCCGAAGTTGAAGCCTATGTCGCGGAGAAACTGGGTCTGACCCCTGAGCCGGTCTCGACGCAGGTTATCCCGCGCGATCGCCACGCCATGTACTTCGCGACACTCGCAGTCATCGCAGGGTCGATTGAGCGGCTTGCGGTCGAAGTCCGCCATTTGCAGCGCACCGAAGTCCTTGAAGCCGAAGAATACTTCTCCCCAGGCCAGAAGGGTTCGTCGGCGATGCCGCACAAGCGTAACCCGATCCTGACCGAAAACCTGACCGGCCAAGCGCGCATGATCCGTTCCTACGCACTGCCGGCATTGGAGAACGTGGCGCTGTGGCATGAGCGCGATATTTCGCACTCCTCGGTCGAACGTTTCATCGGGCCGGATGCGACGATCACGCTCGACTTCTCGCTCGCGCGGCTGACCGGCGTGATTGAGAAACTGCTGATCTATCCTGAGCGCATGCAGGCCAATCTCGATGCAATGGGCGGGTTGGTTCACTCGCAGCGCGTGCTGCTTGCGCTCACCCAGGCAGGCGTGAGCCGCGAGGATGCCTACCGTCTGGTTCAGCGTAACGCGATGAAGGTGTGGGAATCGAATGGCGCGCAATCGTTGCTCGAATTGCTCAAGGCTGACGAGGAAGTCACCGCCGCGCTGAGTGACACCGAACTCGAAGAGAAATTCGACCTCGCCTACCACTTCAAGCATGTCGATACGGTCTTTGCCAGAGTCTTTGGCTAA
- the pyrF gene encoding orotidine-5'-phosphate decarboxylase, whose amino-acid sequence MSNPIYLALDIPQIEPAKALLEKVKAHIGGVKLGLEFFCAHGGHGVHEIAHMGLPIFLDLKFHDIPNTVAAAMQAIHVYEPTIVTVHASGGRAMMEDAKAAAAEGCKVVGVTTLTSLDAGDLTKTGVYGSPETQVMRLAELAHEAGLDGIVCSGKEVGQVRKQWKDGYFVVPGLRPNGNGTGDQKRVVTPRSARDSGASVLVIGRPISRANDPVAAARAIEATL is encoded by the coding sequence ATGAGCAATCCGATCTATCTCGCGCTCGACATTCCCCAGATTGAGCCTGCCAAGGCGCTGCTGGAAAAGGTCAAAGCGCATATCGGCGGCGTGAAGCTCGGTCTGGAGTTCTTCTGCGCCCATGGCGGGCACGGCGTCCACGAGATCGCACATATGGGCCTGCCGATCTTCCTCGACCTGAAATTTCACGACATTCCGAACACAGTCGCCGCCGCGATGCAGGCGATCCACGTCTACGAACCCACCATCGTCACAGTCCACGCCAGTGGAGGACGGGCGATGATGGAAGACGCCAAGGCTGCAGCGGCGGAAGGCTGCAAGGTTGTTGGCGTCACCACCCTGACCAGCCTCGACGCGGGAGACCTTACCAAGACGGGCGTGTATGGCAGCCCCGAAACGCAGGTGATGCGTCTGGCGGAACTGGCCCATGAAGCCGGACTCGATGGAATTGTGTGTTCCGGCAAAGAAGTCGGCCAGGTGCGTAAGCAATGGAAGGACGGCTATTTCGTCGTCCCCGGCTTGCGCCCGAACGGCAACGGCACCGGCGACCAGAAACGTGTCGTGACGCCCCGTTCAGCCCGCGACAGCGGCGCAAGTGTGCTCGTGATCGGACGGCCAATCAGCCGCGCCAACGATCCGGTCGCGGCAGCGCGGGCAATCGAAGCAACACTTTAG
- a CDS encoding bleomycin resistance protein — translation MPDIATPNLPSRNFDATAAFYAQLGFECAYKDGGWMILHRGPAGSRLVLEFFPYPDLDPYSSSFSACLRLDDLPAMMAQIEASDVPQRHKDMPRFSAPKMEASGLTIAYMVDIDGTLIRLIQND, via the coding sequence TTGCCTGATATTGCCACCCCCAACCTTCCATCCCGCAACTTCGATGCGACCGCAGCGTTCTATGCGCAATTAGGTTTTGAATGCGCGTACAAAGACGGCGGCTGGATGATCCTGCATCGCGGGCCTGCGGGCAGCCGGTTGGTGCTCGAATTCTTTCCCTATCCGGATCTCGACCCATACAGCAGCTCGTTCAGCGCCTGCCTTCGCCTTGATGATCTGCCTGCGATGATGGCTCAAATCGAAGCCAGCGACGTTCCGCAACGCCATAAGGACATGCCGCGATTTTCTGCGCCGAAAATGGAAGCAAGCGGGCTTACCATTGCCTACATGGTCGATATTGACGGAACCCTGATCCGCCTGATCCAGAACGATTGA
- a CDS encoding phosphoribosylanthranilate isomerase, with amino-acid sequence MTTQIKICGLSTPETITAAVDAGATHVGLVHFDKSPRHVSLRKAMELRKLVPSSVKAVVLLVNADVKTTGEVIETVKPDVIQFHGKETPEWIELVRTKTGVETWRALGVKDRDTLFKSRRFEGAVDRLLFDAPAKALPGGNGETFRWDLLSDFEHRIPWGLAGGLEPGNVAEAIRATGTELVDASSGLESSPGVKDVDKIAAFCEAALEA; translated from the coding sequence ATGACAACACAGATCAAGATTTGCGGGCTTTCGACGCCCGAGACCATCACCGCCGCTGTAGACGCAGGCGCGACGCATGTGGGCCTCGTCCATTTCGACAAGAGCCCTCGCCACGTGTCGCTGCGCAAAGCGATGGAACTGCGCAAGCTGGTTCCGTCTTCGGTCAAGGCAGTGGTTCTGTTGGTGAACGCCGACGTCAAAACGACCGGCGAAGTCATCGAAACCGTGAAGCCTGACGTGATCCAGTTTCACGGCAAGGAAACGCCCGAATGGATCGAACTGGTCCGCACCAAAACCGGCGTCGAAACGTGGCGCGCTCTGGGTGTGAAAGACCGCGACACCCTTTTCAAATCGCGCCGGTTCGAAGGCGCGGTTGACCGGCTGTTGTTCGATGCACCCGCAAAGGCGCTGCCGGGCGGCAACGGCGAGACATTCCGCTGGGATCTGCTCTCCGATTTCGAACACCGCATCCCATGGGGCCTAGCGGGTGGTCTGGAGCCCGGAAATGTGGCCGAAGCCATTCGCGCAACCGGCACCGAACTGGTTGACGCTTCATCAGGCCTGGAATCCTCTCCCGGCGTCAAGGACGTGGACAAGATCGCGGCCTTCTGCGAAGCCGCGCTCGAAGCTTAA
- the trpB gene encoding tryptophan synthase subunit beta — translation MNSSNSFRNQPDERGHFGEFGGRYVAETLMPLILDLEREYRAAQADPAFQAEFDDLMKHYVGRPSPLYFAERLTEALGGAQVWFKRDELNHTGAHKINNCIGQILLAKRMGKTRIIAETGAGQHGVATATVCARFGLPCVIYMGAEDVKRQSPNVFRMKLLGAEVIPVTSGGATLKDAMNEGLRDWVANVHDTFYIIGTAAGPHPYPEMVRNFQSVIGTEARAQMLDRVGRLPDLLVACIGGGSNALGLFHPFLDDAEVKMLGVEAAGLGLDGDEHAASLLGGAPGVLHGNKTYLLQDEDGQITEGHSISAGLDYPGIGPEHAWLKESGRVEYTAVTDNEALDGFQLLCRTEGIIPALEPSHAIAAVAERAKAMSEDQIILMNLCGRGDKDIFTVAEKLGVEI, via the coding sequence ATGAACTCATCCAATTCCTTCCGTAACCAGCCCGACGAACGCGGGCATTTTGGCGAGTTCGGCGGACGTTATGTCGCCGAAACGCTGATGCCGCTCATCCTCGATCTGGAGCGAGAATATCGTGCGGCGCAGGCCGACCCTGCGTTTCAGGCCGAATTCGACGACCTGATGAAACACTACGTCGGACGCCCCTCCCCGCTCTATTTCGCCGAGCGGCTGACCGAAGCGCTTGGCGGCGCGCAAGTGTGGTTCAAACGCGACGAACTCAACCACACCGGCGCGCACAAGATTAACAATTGCATCGGGCAGATCCTGCTCGCCAAGCGGATGGGCAAGACCCGCATCATCGCCGAGACCGGCGCGGGCCAGCACGGCGTTGCCACCGCGACCGTATGCGCGCGCTTTGGCCTGCCCTGCGTGATCTATATGGGCGCCGAAGATGTGAAGCGGCAGTCGCCCAACGTCTTCCGCATGAAGCTCCTGGGCGCAGAGGTCATCCCCGTCACCAGCGGCGGCGCGACGCTCAAAGACGCGATGAACGAAGGGCTGCGCGATTGGGTCGCGAACGTCCACGACACGTTCTACATCATCGGCACCGCAGCCGGTCCGCACCCTTACCCGGAGATGGTGCGCAATTTCCAAAGCGTGATCGGCACGGAAGCGCGCGCGCAAATGCTCGACCGCGTGGGTCGCCTGCCCGACCTGCTGGTCGCCTGCATCGGCGGCGGATCGAACGCTTTGGGCCTGTTCCACCCGTTCCTCGACGATGCCGAGGTAAAAATGCTCGGCGTTGAAGCCGCTGGGCTCGGCCTTGATGGCGACGAACACGCCGCGAGCCTCCTCGGCGGAGCGCCGGGCGTGCTCCACGGCAACAAGACCTACCTACTGCAGGACGAGGACGGCCAGATCACCGAAGGCCACTCGATCAGCGCGGGACTCGACTATCCCGGCATCGGCCCAGAACATGCGTGGCTGAAGGAAAGCGGCCGCGTCGAATACACCGCCGTGACGGACAATGAGGCGCTGGACGGCTTCCAGCTGCTATGCCGCACCGAGGGGATTATCCCTGCACTAGAGCCGTCACACGCGATTGCGGCGGTGGCCGAACGCGCCAAAGCGATGAGCGAGGATCAGATCATACTGATGAATCTGTGCGGTCGCGGCGACAAGGACATCTTCACCGTAGCTGAGAAGCTGGGAGTGGAGATTTGA
- the trpA gene encoding tryptophan synthase subunit alpha, whose product MTRLQSAFSKPHPAFVAFITAGDGDTAANLDALVAGGADVIELGMPFTDPMADGPAIQAANLRSLGAGTTTEDVFAIASGFRERHPDVPLILMGYANPMIRRGAGWFGIRCFKAGVDGVICVDMPPEENEDLNFELESHRVSWIPLATPTTDAARLPAVLENASGFLYYVSVAGITGLQQAAQSSIETAVKALKEQTDLPVAVGFGVRTPEQAAEIAKVADGVVVGSALVDLVGEFGKDAPAKLQELTSAMVGAMKAATEGTNA is encoded by the coding sequence ATGACCCGCCTCCAATCCGCCTTTTCCAAACCTCACCCCGCATTCGTCGCCTTCATCACCGCTGGCGATGGCGACACGGCGGCCAATCTCGATGCGCTTGTTGCGGGCGGTGCCGATGTGATCGAACTGGGCATGCCCTTCACCGATCCAATGGCCGATGGCCCTGCGATCCAGGCAGCGAATCTGCGCAGCCTTGGTGCGGGCACGACCACGGAAGATGTATTCGCAATTGCGTCTGGCTTTCGCGAACGTCACCCGGACGTGCCGCTCATCCTCATGGGATACGCAAACCCGATGATCCGGCGCGGTGCTGGCTGGTTCGGCATCCGGTGCTTCAAGGCAGGTGTGGACGGCGTGATCTGCGTCGACATGCCGCCCGAAGAGAACGAAGATCTCAATTTCGAGTTGGAGTCGCACCGAGTGAGCTGGATCCCCCTCGCCACACCGACGACCGACGCTGCGAGACTGCCTGCAGTGCTCGAAAACGCCAGCGGGTTTCTCTACTACGTCTCGGTTGCCGGAATTACGGGACTGCAACAGGCCGCGCAAAGCTCGATCGAAACGGCCGTGAAGGCTCTGAAAGAACAGACGGATTTGCCGGTCGCAGTGGGCTTCGGCGTCCGCACACCCGAGCAAGCCGCCGAAATCGCAAAGGTTGCAGACGGCGTGGTTGTCGGCTCGGCGCTGGTCGATCTGGTCGGTGAATTTGGCAAGGATGCTCCCGCCAAGCTACAGGAGCTGACTTCCGCGATGGTCGGCGCAATGAAGGCCGCCACTGAAGGGACAAACGCATGA
- the accD gene encoding acetyl-CoA carboxylase, carboxyltransferase subunit beta, with product MNWFTRVRNSLGFGEEKKSTEKDLWIKCKSCQEMLFVAEFEENLNVCPRCEHHGRIGADRRLEILLDPGFDLLPQPQVTEDPLKFKDSKKYTERLKAARASNPHEDAFVVGSGTINSHPAVVGVQDFGFMGGSMGMAVGMAFCAGAERALTRKAAYVVVTAAGGARMQEGILSLMQMPRATVMTRRLKAAGLPYIVVLTDPTTGGVTASYAMLGDIHIAEPNALIGFAGQRVIQDTIREQLPEGFQRAEYLHKHGMVDMVVPRKELKATLANVLDYLTPQAAA from the coding sequence ATGAACTGGTTCACCCGCGTCCGCAATTCGCTTGGCTTTGGCGAAGAGAAGAAGAGCACCGAGAAGGATCTCTGGATCAAATGCAAATCCTGTCAGGAGATGCTGTTTGTTGCGGAGTTCGAAGAGAACCTGAACGTCTGCCCGCGCTGCGAGCATCATGGCCGGATCGGTGCGGATCGGCGGCTCGAGATCCTGCTCGATCCCGGTTTTGATCTGCTGCCGCAACCTCAGGTCACCGAAGACCCGCTGAAGTTCAAGGACAGCAAGAAATACACCGAGCGGTTGAAGGCTGCGCGTGCCAGCAACCCGCATGAAGATGCGTTTGTGGTTGGTTCGGGCACGATCAACAGCCACCCGGCGGTTGTTGGCGTGCAGGACTTTGGTTTCATGGGCGGATCGATGGGCATGGCGGTCGGCATGGCGTTCTGCGCCGGGGCTGAGCGCGCGCTGACCCGCAAGGCGGCCTATGTTGTCGTCACCGCTGCAGGCGGCGCGCGGATGCAGGAAGGCATTCTCAGCCTGATGCAGATGCCGCGCGCTACCGTGATGACACGGCGACTGAAGGCGGCTGGTCTGCCTTACATCGTAGTGCTGACCGACCCAACCACGGGCGGAGTCACAGCGAGTTATGCCATGCTGGGTGACATACACATTGCTGAACCGAATGCTCTGATCGGATTCGCGGGACAGCGCGTGATTCAAGACACTATTCGCGAGCAGCTGCCAGAAGGCTTCCAGCGCGCCGAGTACCTTCACAAGCACGGCATGGTCGACATGGTCGTGCCGCGTAAAGAGCTTAAGGCGACGCTGGCGAACGTGCTGGACTACCTGACGCCGCAGGCAGCGGCGTGA
- a CDS encoding folylpolyglutamate synthase/dihydrofolate synthase family protein: MDFGKSDHPGVQAQLDRLSALSVPQGRLGLETIRALMERLGNPHRKLPPVFHVAGTNGKGSVCAFLRAMLEADGKRVHVTTSPHLVRYNERIRIAGNLISDEALAALLDEVLGAGDDLAPSFFEVTIAAAFLAFSRTPADACVVEVGLGGRFDATNVLEPEAVAACGIAALGLDHEKFLLAPEEGVPTEPMARIAFEKAGIAKRGVPLVTSGDLYPKESQNAIKDVSRAKGALLQEEFLNFYVSEGEADYLPNWDDTVQLLPALSGEHQLPNLGVAITMLLAQDKLTIEHEAIIEGAKKATWPARMQLLSEGPLTALAQEQKVWLDGGHNPSAGKAIAEHFDEPIHLILGMLANKNPRALLDPLGDKVRSLTVVPVPDHDSHPPEAFGSDVRAASNLEEALLNLPSDGRPILIAGSLYLAGEALRLNDETPD; this comes from the coding sequence ATGGACTTCGGCAAATCCGACCACCCGGGCGTTCAGGCGCAGCTTGACCGGCTGAGCGCGCTCAGCGTGCCGCAAGGGCGGCTCGGGCTGGAGACGATCCGCGCGCTGATGGAGCGGCTGGGAAACCCGCACCGCAAGCTGCCACCCGTGTTTCATGTGGCCGGGACCAACGGCAAAGGCTCGGTCTGCGCGTTCCTGCGCGCGATGCTGGAGGCCGATGGCAAAAGGGTACATGTCACCACCAGCCCGCATCTGGTGCGCTATAATGAGCGGATACGGATAGCAGGGAATTTGATCTCGGACGAGGCGCTGGCCGCGCTGTTGGACGAGGTTTTGGGCGCCGGCGACGACCTCGCACCCAGCTTCTTCGAAGTCACAATCGCCGCAGCTTTCCTGGCATTCTCGCGCACTCCAGCCGACGCCTGCGTGGTCGAAGTCGGTCTGGGCGGACGCTTCGACGCGACCAATGTACTGGAGCCTGAAGCGGTGGCAGCGTGCGGCATTGCAGCACTGGGGCTGGACCATGAGAAGTTCCTCCTCGCGCCGGAGGAAGGCGTGCCGACCGAGCCGATGGCACGGATTGCGTTCGAGAAAGCGGGGATCGCGAAGAGGGGCGTGCCGCTGGTGACGTCGGGTGACCTCTATCCAAAGGAGTCGCAGAACGCGATCAAGGACGTGTCTCGAGCGAAGGGCGCTCTCCTCCAAGAAGAATTCCTCAACTTCTATGTGTCGGAGGGCGAGGCAGACTATCTTCCGAATTGGGACGACACCGTTCAACTCCTACCGGCGCTTTCGGGCGAACATCAGCTGCCAAACTTGGGCGTGGCGATCACCATGTTGTTGGCACAAGACAAGCTGACCATTGAGCACGAGGCGATCATCGAAGGAGCGAAAAAAGCCACTTGGCCCGCGCGCATGCAGCTGCTGTCGGAGGGGCCGCTGACAGCACTCGCTCAAGAGCAAAAGGTCTGGCTCGATGGCGGCCACAATCCGAGCGCGGGCAAAGCAATCGCCGAGCACTTCGACGAGCCAATCCACCTCATCCTCGGCATGCTTGCCAACAAGAACCCGCGCGCGTTGCTCGATCCATTGGGCGATAAGGTGCGAAGCCTGACAGTTGTTCCGGTTCCAGATCACGACAGCCACCCGCCCGAAGCTTTCGGATCAGACGTCCGGGCCGCATCGAACCTGGAAGAAGCCTTGCTCAACTTGCCAAGCGACGGACGCCCCATCCTCATCGCAGGCTCGCTGTATCTCGCGGGCGAAGCGCTCAGGCTAAACGACGAGACCCCCGACTGA
- a CDS encoding MFS transporter, with protein MAETGATAQRDWWSAARPYFEKESLAAFFVGVSSGFPYAMIGATLTTRLAQDGIDKATVTAFTLAFLVYNFKVFWAWIVDGVRIPVLWRLGQRVSWMILAGVLVMASVVNLALVDPSENLPATIIAAVLVGVAGATFDIVIDAYRIETLKPYQLGTGSGMNQYGWRVGSAGAGAIALVVAVRYGWSAAYLSCALLALPAMLTALIMGEPVRRQITIARKGVSEVWQSIAGPFKEFFQRHGAWLVLAFILVHKIGDTLANLTFRLLFDDLGFSNDEIAIYDVGVGFWAYLIGIFVGGIIYARLGLKRSVLIALVLMAVSNVSFAALAVAGKTNLGLAAAIGFENFASGYGGVVVVAYFSALCDLRFTAAHYAMISAAASIVGRLLTGTTAGGLIEWAGYVNFYLLTTVLAVPGIVLFAWMMRAGLVDQALGTAGTEESASG; from the coding sequence TTGGCCGAAACAGGAGCCACTGCGCAGCGCGATTGGTGGAGCGCGGCGAGGCCCTATTTCGAGAAAGAGTCGCTTGCCGCCTTCTTCGTCGGCGTTTCGTCCGGCTTTCCCTACGCAATGATCGGCGCGACGCTGACGACGCGTCTGGCACAGGACGGGATCGACAAAGCCACTGTCACGGCCTTCACGCTGGCGTTCCTAGTCTACAATTTCAAGGTCTTCTGGGCGTGGATCGTCGACGGCGTCCGCATCCCGGTACTGTGGCGGCTGGGACAGCGGGTCTCGTGGATGATCCTTGCCGGGGTGTTGGTCATGGCATCGGTGGTGAACTTGGCGTTGGTCGACCCGTCCGAGAATCTGCCCGCAACTATCATCGCCGCCGTGCTGGTCGGAGTGGCCGGAGCGACATTCGATATCGTGATCGATGCCTACCGGATCGAGACGTTGAAGCCGTATCAGCTCGGCACCGGGTCGGGCATGAACCAGTATGGCTGGCGGGTCGGATCGGCGGGGGCAGGGGCCATCGCGCTGGTGGTCGCCGTGCGATACGGCTGGAGCGCGGCGTATCTGTCATGCGCCTTGCTGGCGCTCCCGGCGATGCTGACTGCGCTGATCATGGGCGAGCCTGTACGGCGGCAGATCACCATCGCGCGCAAAGGCGTAAGCGAGGTCTGGCAGTCCATCGCCGGACCGTTCAAGGAGTTCTTCCAACGACACGGCGCATGGCTCGTCCTCGCCTTCATCCTCGTCCACAAAATCGGCGACACGCTGGCGAACCTGACTTTCCGCCTGCTGTTCGACGACCTCGGCTTCAGCAATGACGAAATCGCGATCTACGATGTCGGCGTTGGGTTCTGGGCCTATCTGATTGGCATATTCGTGGGCGGGATCATCTATGCGCGGCTAGGCTTGAAACGTTCGGTACTGATCGCACTTGTGTTGATGGCGGTTTCCAATGTGAGCTTCGCGGCTCTGGCGGTAGCGGGGAAGACCAATCTCGGCCTCGCCGCCGCCATCGGGTTCGAAAACTTCGCCAGCGGATATGGTGGTGTGGTGGTCGTCGCCTACTTCTCGGCGCTGTGCGACCTGCGCTTCACCGCCGCACACTATGCAATGATCAGCGCGGCGGCGAGCATTGTTGGACGCCTTCTGACAGGTACGACGGCTGGCGGCCTGATCGAATGGGCTGGGTATGTGAATTTCTACCTGCTCACCACGGTGCTGGCGGTGCCGGGGATCGTTCTGTTCGCGTGGATGATGCGAGCGGGACTGGTGGATCAGGCGCTAGGGACGGCGGGAACCGAAGAGTCAGCGTCCGGCTGA